The Pedobacter roseus genome contains a region encoding:
- the tssR gene encoding type VI secretion system protein TssR — protein sequence MKKYYALTILFLGISFAYAQSPASFGKKVKYMPKSYERPSESINVNDNTSSSSLPWIVFSDREDNYTTTAPGGSLIMKKISFMEPFYVSKEENGYLKLIKYKAGMIRGRKINDKKSAISYGWIAKSKLLLWQRAFSNQKTGYAEKAIGIVNGKNALTEPKFYFDTTDSILVYNTPELKDRRTKVRLHEIAYIYKKSEDGKKYLIGSDDQLVADTALKSIYGWVSAEAVHSWGDRLYITSVKPGNYDNDDSTSTAIRNGIDKGTAFVVDPLLPRENLILRSVPIVSNDEGNNVVGIATDVYNKKDNKILTINGSALSYQDYLNLRKNKTKVNVVFVVDGGSPMTKYFSGMTNTIASFENIMGDFGKGTKVNYGGVVYRGESGCALKGIFVSPIQNDYRQLMTFLSNQAKNTVRCNGEISEEPVFQAIKTGLGLFKAKKNETNLIILVGSTGNSGGTNNYLINELSEQVALADARILALQVYSDFNQSFNDFVIQSRKLVSESAIRSAEYRKNTMVKGEGLKSFQPYNTSLQDSISYYLDYPKNSLIQGGVVFPTKGSVNSNQSMTIALRRFVKETSSDIYNQISSLDSAFRLTGISRKNLSADVEGLLPEPVGAEVADRMPHNAFKYYSTANLSADAVKNNRSTLQYAIVLNNMEYKQIVDVFSIMLGQNLQADQSSFRSKLVKNYVRMPKQMLGIKISSGEIKKMTLDNYIKLVTGLPLSNDFLAKYTVNDLKSTSKMPLDQFESYIKLLSQSVQQIKRATQIEQQFISNGKIYYYITENNFNPAVLPTTN from the coding sequence ATGAAAAAATATTATGCCTTAACCATCCTGTTTTTAGGAATATCGTTTGCCTACGCACAGTCGCCGGCATCCTTTGGCAAAAAAGTAAAATACATGCCTAAATCGTATGAAAGGCCTTCCGAAAGCATAAATGTTAACGATAATACCAGCAGCAGCAGTTTGCCCTGGATCGTTTTTTCAGACCGCGAAGATAATTATACCACCACAGCCCCTGGTGGAAGCCTGATTATGAAAAAAATCAGTTTTATGGAGCCCTTCTATGTTTCTAAAGAAGAAAACGGATACCTGAAACTGATTAAATATAAAGCGGGAATGATCAGGGGAAGAAAGATCAACGATAAAAAAAGTGCCATCAGCTATGGCTGGATCGCAAAATCGAAATTGCTTCTATGGCAACGCGCCTTCTCTAACCAGAAAACAGGTTATGCAGAAAAAGCCATCGGTATTGTTAACGGAAAAAATGCTTTAACCGAACCAAAATTCTATTTTGATACCACCGATTCCATTTTGGTTTATAATACGCCCGAACTAAAAGACAGGCGTACTAAAGTAAGGCTGCACGAAATTGCTTATATCTACAAAAAATCGGAAGATGGAAAAAAATACCTGATCGGTTCTGATGATCAGCTGGTTGCCGATACTGCTTTAAAAAGCATTTATGGTTGGGTTTCTGCAGAAGCCGTACACAGCTGGGGCGACCGTTTGTATATTACTTCAGTTAAACCAGGTAATTACGACAATGATGATTCTACCTCAACAGCCATCAGAAACGGAATTGATAAAGGGACTGCATTTGTAGTAGATCCACTATTACCAAGAGAAAACCTGATTTTACGAAGCGTACCAATAGTTTCTAACGATGAAGGCAACAACGTGGTGGGGATAGCAACCGATGTTTACAATAAAAAAGACAATAAGATATTAACCATTAACGGCTCTGCGCTTTCCTATCAGGATTACCTGAACCTGCGTAAAAATAAAACCAAAGTAAATGTAGTTTTCGTGGTCGATGGTGGTAGCCCGATGACCAAGTATTTTTCCGGAATGACGAACACGATCGCTTCTTTCGAAAATATTATGGGCGATTTTGGCAAAGGAACAAAAGTAAACTATGGAGGTGTTGTATACCGCGGTGAAAGCGGCTGTGCGCTAAAAGGCATTTTTGTTAGCCCGATCCAAAATGATTACAGGCAGTTGATGACTTTTTTATCAAACCAGGCTAAAAATACGGTAAGGTGTAATGGAGAAATAAGCGAAGAGCCCGTTTTTCAGGCCATTAAAACAGGTTTGGGCTTATTTAAAGCAAAAAAGAACGAAACCAACTTAATTATATTGGTGGGTAGTACCGGAAATTCGGGTGGAACAAACAATTACCTGATTAACGAACTAAGCGAACAGGTTGCCCTTGCCGATGCCCGCATATTAGCTTTACAGGTGTACAGTGATTTTAACCAGTCGTTTAACGATTTTGTTATCCAATCGCGCAAGCTCGTTTCAGAGTCGGCTATCCGCTCTGCAGAATACAGAAAAAACACAATGGTAAAAGGTGAAGGTTTAAAAAGTTTCCAGCCTTATAATACCAGTTTGCAGGATTCTATTTCTTACTATTTAGATTATCCTAAAAACAGTTTAATCCAGGGTGGGGTTGTTTTTCCAACTAAAGGATCCGTTAATTCAAACCAGAGCATGACGATCGCCTTGCGCCGTTTTGTAAAAGAAACAAGTTCTGATATTTATAACCAGATCAGTTCATTAGATAGCGCCTTCCGCTTAACCGGTATATCACGTAAAAACCTATCTGCCGATGTGGAAGGTTTATTGCCTGAACCTGTTGGTGCAGAAGTAGCAGACCGCATGCCGCACAATGCCTTTAAATATTACAGTACCGCAAATCTGTCAGCCGATGCGGTGAAAAATAACCGTTCTACATTGCAATACGCCATTGTTTTAAACAACATGGAGTACAAACAAATTGTGGATGTGTTTTCGATTATGTTAGGGCAAAACCTTCAGGCCGATCAATCTTCTTTCAGAAGCAAACTGGTTAAAAATTATGTGAGGATGCCAAAACAGATGCTGGGAATAAAAATATCATCTGGCGAAATAAAAAAGATGACTTTAGATAACTATATTAAATTGGTAACAGGTTTGCCTTTAAGTAACGATTTTCTTGCAAAATACACCGTAAACGATTTAAAAAGTACTTCGAAAATGCCTTTGGACCAGTTTGAAAGCTATATCAAATTGTTAAGTCAATCGGTACAGCAGATTAAAAGGGCAACTCAAATTGAACAGCAGTTTATTTCGAACGGCAAAATATATTACTACATCACCGAAAATAATTTTAACCCGGCAGTATTGCCTACAACCAACTAA